In a genomic window of Weissella tructae:
- a CDS encoding ABC transporter ATP-binding protein, which translates to MLENKVKVNGEFLTKRYEMAPTRADKVKALLLGKTYPNFWALRGIDFQAMAGESVAVIGTNGSGKSTLMNIISGATDATTGGFSVDGVVSLIAVQTGLKGDLSGRVNIRMKGLMMGMSEAEIDAKTDDIIAFSELGVFIDQPVKTYSSGMRSKLGFSISVHSNPDVLIVDEALSVGDATFTRKSLDKMKDFQKQGKTIFFVSHSLGQVREMADKVLWIERGEVKQFGPTADVLRAYGEFVDANKKMSNVERKLLQTTERYEQTNFTLDNLMTKEMLMNGAKTRAEKKEIEQRSKLINEPDGMSWQGWLGLGLGIGILVLMAFMLILQLSISDVLTNPSRLITDWGNIRTLSAR; encoded by the coding sequence ATGTTGGAAAATAAAGTAAAAGTAAATGGTGAATTTCTGACAAAGCGCTATGAAATGGCTCCAACACGCGCTGATAAAGTGAAGGCACTTTTGCTGGGGAAAACATACCCTAATTTTTGGGCTTTACGTGGGATTGATTTCCAAGCGATGGCAGGGGAGAGTGTTGCCGTTATTGGAACGAACGGATCTGGAAAATCTACGCTGATGAACATTATTTCAGGGGCAACCGATGCAACAACGGGTGGTTTCTCTGTTGATGGTGTCGTGTCTTTGATTGCGGTACAGACTGGGCTAAAAGGTGACTTATCTGGTCGTGTAAATATTCGCATGAAAGGTTTGATGATGGGGATGTCTGAGGCAGAGATTGATGCAAAGACAGACGACATTATTGCGTTTTCAGAATTAGGTGTTTTTATTGATCAACCGGTTAAAACGTACTCAAGTGGGATGCGTTCAAAATTGGGATTTTCTATCTCAGTTCATTCTAATCCAGATGTTTTGATTGTGGATGAAGCGTTATCTGTTGGAGATGCAACTTTTACACGAAAGTCATTGGACAAAATGAAAGACTTTCAAAAGCAAGGAAAAACGATTTTCTTTGTTAGTCATTCATTGGGACAAGTACGTGAGATGGCCGACAAAGTACTGTGGATTGAACGTGGTGAAGTAAAGCAATTTGGCCCCACTGCAGATGTGTTACGTGCATATGGCGAATTTGTGGATGCCAATAAAAAAATGTCAAATGTAGAGCGTAAATTATTGCAAACGACAGAACGCTACGAACAAACCAACTTTACTTTGGATAATTTAATGACCAAAGAAATGTTAATGAATGGTGCCAAAACGCGTGCTGAAAAGAAAGAAATTGAACAACGCTCAAAGTTAATCAATGAACCTGATGGAATGTCTTGGCAGGGATGGTTAGGTCTAGGATTAGGAATCGGAATATTAGTTCTGATGGCATTTATGCTTATCTTGCAGTTGTCAATTTCAGATGTATTAACAAATCCAAGTCGGTTGATAACTGATTGGGGAAATATTCGAACATTAAGCGCACGTTAA
- a CDS encoding ABC transporter permease: MQNVKKFIQEIMANRVVSHRLARFNVDNKWANSYLGDFWDYLEPMLFIATYFLVFGLGFYQGSVSGQPYLLWLITAIIPWFYIQGVFNRGLTSVKDQVKTLSKTRFPFSIAVIIPMIEEFRRYVVMTIGFVGILLIYGYHPSIYWLQFLYAVFAMVMMLIAMNLINSTLTILIPDYKAAMSALFRLIFYSSGVIVNLNSDSMPYIVTAVLKLSPFNYVVNTFRDTFLYHQWFWETPGYTLFFWGLVALMMFVGAFMHIRFRGSFTELV, encoded by the coding sequence GTGCAAAATGTGAAGAAATTTATACAAGAAATCATGGCTAATCGGGTAGTAAGTCACCGTTTAGCCCGATTTAATGTAGATAATAAATGGGCGAATAGTTATTTAGGCGATTTTTGGGACTACCTGGAGCCGATGTTGTTTATCGCGACTTATTTTTTGGTTTTTGGTTTAGGGTTCTATCAAGGAAGTGTTTCAGGGCAACCATATTTATTGTGGTTAATCACCGCTATTATCCCCTGGTTTTACATCCAAGGTGTATTTAATCGTGGATTAACAAGTGTTAAAGATCAGGTCAAAACTTTATCTAAAACACGTTTTCCGTTTAGTATCGCTGTGATTATCCCAATGATTGAAGAATTTCGTCGATATGTTGTCATGACAATTGGATTTGTAGGGATTCTGTTAATCTATGGATACCATCCATCTATTTATTGGTTACAATTTCTTTATGCCGTTTTTGCAATGGTTATGATGTTAATAGCGATGAATTTAATTAATTCAACTTTAACTATCCTGATCCCGGATTATAAAGCGGCCATGAGTGCCTTGTTCCGGTTGATTTTTTACTCATCAGGGGTGATTGTAAATTTGAATTCAGATTCTATGCCGTATATCGTTACAGCTGTTTTGAAATTGTCACCATTTAATTATGTTGTTAATACATTTCGAGATACATTTTTGTATCACCAATGGTTTTGGGAAACACCAGGATATACCCTGTTTTTCTGGGGCCTAGTTGCATTGATGATGTTTGTGGGTGCATTTATGCATATCCGCTTCCGAGGGTCATTTACAGAACTTGTCTAA
- a CDS encoding DedA family protein has translation MEQFIETAISQYGYLAIALLITLENVFPPIPSELILTFAGFVTYSTDLSIVGAVLAATVGAVLGATILYWIGTYLDMERLEQLVNSRLGRILRLRLADFQKAEEHFMKHGRAAVFFGRFVPIVRSMISVPAGMTGMPFGRFLMYTTLGTLIWNTVLVSLGHFAGRAWTQVLAAVDNVTSIMTVVLIIVFIIGGIIYLVRRNKESAS, from the coding sequence ATGGAGCAGTTTATTGAGACCGCAATCAGCCAATATGGTTACTTGGCCATTGCCCTTTTGATTACCCTAGAGAATGTGTTTCCACCGATTCCATCTGAATTAATTTTAACTTTTGCTGGATTTGTGACCTATTCAACTGACTTGTCAATTGTAGGGGCGGTGCTAGCAGCAACAGTTGGTGCTGTTTTAGGTGCGACGATTCTGTATTGGATTGGAACGTATCTAGACATGGAACGTTTAGAACAATTGGTTAATAGCCGCTTAGGACGTATTTTACGATTGCGTTTGGCTGATTTCCAAAAAGCAGAAGAACATTTCATGAAGCATGGACGTGCGGCGGTGTTCTTTGGTCGTTTCGTACCGATTGTGCGTAGCATGATTTCTGTTCCAGCAGGAATGACAGGGATGCCATTTGGTCGTTTCTTGATGTACACAACATTAGGAACGTTGATTTGGAATACTGTGTTAGTTTCATTAGGACACTTTGCTGGTCGTGCTTGGACACAAGTGTTGGCGGCGGTTGATAATGTAACGTCAATTATGACGGTTGTTTTGATTATCGTCTTTATTATTGGTGGAATTATCTACCTAGTACGTCGTAATAAAGAAAGTGCCTCATAA
- a CDS encoding DUF308 domain-containing protein, which translates to MDQTPTTNTTYVNQPQHLTLNDLTRKLFFAAGMIAIVLGIFAFTFSTKGLATMSALFAIYALFIAVLDVMLFTKSQALRGSFLVSALLSLVIGLIMLFRQDVTSEFLGLVFGFWVLFNAISILAQTWAPELLSNWQRLSVSQSEFLVF; encoded by the coding sequence ATGGATCAAACACCAACGACAAACACAACGTATGTCAATCAACCACAACACTTAACACTAAATGATTTAACACGTAAGCTATTCTTTGCAGCGGGAATGATCGCCATTGTTTTGGGAATCTTTGCTTTCACCTTCTCAACTAAGGGATTAGCAACAATGAGTGCCCTATTTGCGATTTACGCACTCTTTATCGCCGTGCTCGACGTCATGTTATTCACTAAGAGCCAAGCATTACGTGGTAGCTTCCTAGTAAGCGCCTTGCTAAGCCTTGTCATTGGTTTGATTATGTTATTCCGTCAAGACGTTACGAGCGAGTTCCTAGGGCTTGTCTTTGGCTTCTGGGTACTATTTAACGCCATTAGCATCTTGGCCCAAACATGGGCACCTGAATTACTAAGCAATTGGCAACGCTTGTCAGTATCGCAATCGGAGTTCTTGGTATTTTGA
- a CDS encoding Nramp family divalent metal transporter, translated as MLENNPAEEAKTQAKTSRFFTAATSDDASLGDVNGSVSIPKNAGFWRTLFAFSGPGALVAVGYMDPGNWVTSIVGGAQYGYLLGSVILLSSLIAMLLQYMSAKLGIVTQQDLAQATRSLTNKPVGIMLWIIAELAIMATDIAEVIGAAIALNLLFNIPLVWGVALTILDVFLLLFLTKLGFRKIEAIVITLIIVILGVFTYEVWLANPDLEQMVENLVPHQEIFMDKGAMTLALGIIGATVMPHNLYLHSSLSQTRKINRQDDGEVKQALKFSAIDSNIQLTIAFIINMLLLLVGAAMFFGRGEGLETFRALYDALQDPTLAGAIASPLLSTLFAVALLASGQNSTITGTLTGQIVMEGFIHLKMPVWARRLLTRLVAIIPVMICTVMYGGNEHALDTLMVNSQVFLSIALPFSMVPLVYFTSSKKYMGEYANGPIIKFIAWTSVVILIGLDLYGLPELISAWF; from the coding sequence ATGCTCGAGAATAACCCGGCTGAAGAAGCCAAAACACAAGCAAAAACGAGCCGTTTTTTCACTGCTGCAACATCAGATGATGCCAGCCTTGGTGACGTGAATGGTTCAGTTTCAATTCCCAAAAATGCTGGATTCTGGCGTACTTTGTTCGCCTTCTCAGGACCCGGAGCATTGGTTGCCGTTGGATACATGGATCCAGGTAACTGGGTTACATCAATCGTCGGTGGAGCACAATACGGATACCTACTAGGTTCTGTTATCCTACTTTCAAGTTTAATTGCCATGTTGCTACAATACATGTCAGCTAAGCTAGGAATCGTAACTCAACAAGACTTGGCGCAAGCGACACGTTCGTTAACAAACAAGCCTGTTGGGATTATGCTTTGGATTATCGCTGAATTAGCCATCATGGCTACCGATATCGCCGAAGTTATCGGGGCGGCCATCGCCCTAAACTTGTTGTTCAACATTCCACTAGTTTGGGGTGTTGCGCTAACAATCTTAGACGTCTTCCTTCTATTGTTCCTGACAAAACTTGGATTCCGTAAGATTGAAGCCATTGTTATTACGCTAATCATCGTTATCCTAGGAGTCTTCACATACGAAGTCTGGTTGGCTAACCCTGATTTGGAACAAATGGTTGAAAACTTGGTACCACACCAAGAAATCTTCATGGACAAGGGTGCGATGACATTGGCACTTGGTATCATTGGTGCGACAGTTATGCCACACAACTTGTACCTACACTCATCATTGTCACAAACACGTAAGATTAACCGTCAAGATGATGGTGAAGTGAAGCAAGCATTGAAGTTCTCAGCAATTGACTCAAACATTCAATTGACGATTGCCTTCATCATTAACATGTTGCTATTGTTGGTCGGGGCTGCGATGTTCTTTGGTCGCGGTGAAGGTCTAGAAACTTTCCGTGCGCTATATGATGCCTTGCAAGACCCAACATTAGCTGGTGCGATTGCCTCACCATTGCTATCAACATTGTTTGCGGTTGCTTTGCTAGCATCTGGTCAAAACTCTACAATTACTGGAACATTGACTGGACAAATTGTTATGGAAGGGTTCATTCACTTGAAGATGCCTGTTTGGGCTCGTCGTTTGCTAACACGTTTGGTAGCGATTATCCCAGTTATGATCTGTACTGTTATGTACGGTGGTAACGAACATGCCTTGGATACATTGATGGTTAACTCACAAGTCTTCCTATCAATTGCCCTACCATTCTCAATGGTGCCACTTGTATACTTCACATCAAGTAAGAAGTACATGGGTGAATACGCAAACGGCCCAATTATTAAGTTTATCGCTTGGACATCTGTTGTGATTTTGATTGGACTAGATCTATACGGTCTACCTGAATTAATCTCTGCTTGGTTCTAA
- a CDS encoding UDP-N-acetylmuramoyl-tripeptide--D-alanyl-D-alanine ligase — MKLSAQNIADLLNAEFINPADITVTSTTFDSRTAGQGSLFIPLIADNDGHAYLTSAIDNGTSATLWQRDHTPYPTNIPTILVDDTLAAFQALAAAYLKQVAPKIVAVSGSNGKTTTKDFIAAIGATIYKTTKTPNNFNNEIGVPTTILAMPADTELLIVEMGMDHPGDLTKLSEMVNPDIAVLTMIGEAHIEFFKTRDRIADGKMEIVAGIPADGTLVYNGDEPLLTERVNALPNLNARSFGLDASNDLSAENIETTPQSAKFTTSAGDNYTIPMSGNYNVANALAAITVGTLLDIPADKMALGLATATMTANRTQWLSGSFGGQILSDVYNSNPTATHEVLNLFSTAPTNGRRIVVLGDMLELGEAGPDLHAQLASSLDPQTITDVYLVGELMANLETALADRYAGHLHRYEKTDKATLANDLKATLTDQDIILLKGSHGIHLEEVVTTLI, encoded by the coding sequence ATGAAACTTTCTGCTCAAAACATCGCGGACCTACTAAATGCTGAATTCATTAACCCAGCAGACATCACTGTCACATCAACTACTTTTGATTCACGTACAGCTGGACAAGGTAGCCTATTCATCCCCTTAATTGCAGATAACGATGGGCATGCTTATTTAACAAGCGCCATCGATAATGGTACCAGTGCAACCCTTTGGCAACGTGATCACACACCCTACCCAACGAACATTCCGACAATCTTAGTTGACGACACACTAGCGGCTTTCCAAGCGCTAGCTGCTGCTTATTTGAAGCAAGTCGCACCAAAGATTGTCGCTGTTTCTGGTTCAAACGGAAAAACGACGACTAAGGACTTCATCGCTGCCATCGGTGCAACGATCTACAAGACAACCAAGACACCCAACAACTTCAACAACGAAATTGGTGTCCCAACAACCATCCTAGCCATGCCTGCTGATACAGAATTGTTGATAGTTGAAATGGGAATGGATCACCCTGGTGATTTGACAAAGCTATCAGAAATGGTTAACCCCGATATTGCGGTTTTGACAATGATTGGTGAAGCCCACATCGAATTCTTTAAGACTCGTGACCGCATCGCGGACGGTAAGATGGAAATCGTGGCTGGTATCCCAGCAGATGGTACCTTGGTATACAATGGGGATGAACCGCTTCTAACAGAGCGTGTTAACGCCCTACCAAACTTAAACGCGCGTTCATTCGGATTAGACGCAAGCAATGATTTGTCTGCCGAAAACATTGAAACAACACCTCAATCAGCTAAGTTCACAACTTCAGCTGGTGACAATTACACAATTCCAATGAGTGGTAACTATAATGTTGCCAACGCATTAGCCGCTATCACAGTAGGAACACTACTTGATATTCCTGCAGATAAGATGGCCTTAGGTTTAGCAACAGCTACAATGACCGCTAATCGTACACAATGGCTATCTGGAAGCTTTGGTGGTCAAATCCTATCTGATGTCTACAACTCTAACCCAACGGCCACACATGAGGTCTTAAACCTATTCAGCACAGCACCTACAAACGGACGTCGTATTGTTGTATTGGGTGACATGTTGGAGCTAGGTGAAGCGGGTCCAGATCTACATGCCCAATTAGCGTCTTCATTGGACCCACAAACAATCACGGATGTGTATCTAGTTGGTGAATTAATGGCCAATTTAGAAACAGCATTAGCTGACCGATACGCTGGTCACCTACACCGTTACGAAAAGACGGACAAAGCCACACTAGCTAACGATTTGAAAGCCACTTTGACAGACCAAGATATCATCTTATTGAAGGGATCTCATGGAATTCATTTGGAAGAAGTTGTTACAACCCTAATTTAA
- a CDS encoding rod shape-determining protein translates to MAKGIGIDLGTANVLIYVEGEGIVLNEPSVVAVDTKTDKVLAVGSDAYRMVGRTPGNIRAVRPLQDGVISDFDMTEAMLSYFMSKLNARGLLSRPNIMVCAPTNITEIERKAIIEAAAKSGGGKVFLEYEPKVAAVGAGLNIFSPIASMVIDMGGGTSDIAVLSLGDIVESASIRMAGDKLNADISNYIKRVHNLQIGERTAETVKMTIGTALQKAEPKVMEVRGRDMFSGMPSTIEINENEIEIAIHDTLARVVEAAHEVLARLQPELAADIIDRGIVLTGGGALLSDMDQLLTERLNVPVVIADQPLNNVARGAGQLLDHMTDK, encoded by the coding sequence ATGGCTAAAGGAATCGGAATCGATTTAGGAACGGCAAACGTTCTGATTTACGTAGAGGGCGAAGGAATTGTTTTGAACGAACCTTCTGTCGTTGCGGTAGATACGAAAACAGATAAGGTATTGGCAGTCGGATCAGACGCTTACCGCATGGTTGGTCGTACACCCGGAAATATCCGTGCTGTGCGTCCATTGCAAGATGGTGTTATCTCAGACTTTGATATGACAGAAGCAATGTTGTCATACTTCATGTCTAAGTTGAATGCACGTGGTTTGCTATCACGTCCAAACATCATGGTGTGTGCACCAACTAACATTACAGAAATTGAACGCAAGGCGATTATCGAAGCTGCTGCTAAGTCAGGTGGCGGAAAGGTATTCTTGGAATACGAACCAAAGGTTGCGGCTGTTGGAGCTGGTTTGAACATCTTCTCACCAATTGCCTCAATGGTTATCGACATGGGTGGTGGAACATCAGACATCGCTGTTTTGTCTTTGGGAGACATTGTTGAAAGTGCCTCAATCCGTATGGCCGGAGACAAGTTGAACGCTGATATCTCTAACTACATCAAGCGTGTTCACAATTTGCAAATTGGGGAACGTACAGCTGAAACAGTTAAGATGACAATTGGAACAGCTTTGCAAAAGGCTGAACCAAAGGTGATGGAAGTCCGTGGACGTGATATGTTCTCAGGAATGCCAAGCACAATTGAAATTAACGAAAACGAAATTGAAATCGCGATTCATGATACATTGGCCCGCGTTGTAGAAGCTGCACACGAAGTGTTGGCACGTTTGCAACCAGAACTAGCCGCTGACATCATTGATCGTGGAATTGTTCTAACTGGTGGTGGTGCTTTGCTATCAGACATGGATCAATTGCTAACAGAACGTTTGAACGTACCTGTTGTAATTGCTGACCAACCATTGAACAACGTTGCACGTGGAGCAGGTCAATTGCTTGACCACATGACAGACAAGTAA
- a CDS encoding DUF2969 family protein, producing the protein MARNNKPVAVEMIDAADGRTEVKINKVSLGFVDDTNKITFSDGRTNSASDFDEAVAMLIADFNLHH; encoded by the coding sequence ATGGCACGTAATAACAAGCCAGTTGCTGTAGAAATGATTGATGCAGCCGATGGACGTACAGAAGTAAAGATTAACAAGGTATCACTTGGTTTCGTGGATGACACAAACAAGATTACTTTCTCTGATGGTCGTACAAATTCAGCCAGTGATTTTGATGAAGCAGTTGCAATGCTGATTGCTGACTTCAATCTACATCATTAA
- a CDS encoding FtsW/RodA/SpoVE family cell cycle protein produces the protein MLKRFFNTDGEIDWSIIFVVLMLALIGLAALYVAGSHDTSATINVQRMVMMQGAYYVVGIGVVALIMQFDSEQLWRVAPYLFIIGVILMIGVLFLYNKTYYDNTGGKWYAIGPVTFQPAEVMKPAFIIMFARVIANHNSEYPEHTMRSDKILFKHIMIWSSGMIFLMLLQKDFGTMLVFLAIIFGMTIVSGITWRILGPIIGVAAVLGGTAILFVTQTWGRRILERIGFKAYQFDRVDSWLNPQGDTTNAGFQLWQSIKAVGSGGLTGTGFGVSNVQVPVRESDMIFSVIGENFGFVGSMLVLILYFLLIYQIFQVVYDTANQFYAYIASGVVMMLIFHIFENIGMTIGLVPLTGIPLPFISQGGSALIGNMIGIGLVMSMRYHNKSFTLSNQRGFH, from the coding sequence ATGTTAAAAAGATTTTTTAACACCGATGGAGAAATTGATTGGTCTATCATCTTTGTTGTCTTGATGTTAGCGTTGATTGGATTGGCTGCATTGTATGTAGCCGGATCACACGACACGAGTGCGACGATTAATGTGCAACGTATGGTCATGATGCAGGGAGCTTACTATGTCGTAGGTATCGGTGTTGTGGCACTTATCATGCAATTTGACTCGGAACAATTATGGCGCGTGGCCCCATATCTATTTATCATTGGTGTCATTTTGATGATTGGTGTTTTGTTCTTGTATAACAAAACGTATTACGATAATACAGGTGGGAAATGGTACGCGATTGGACCAGTTACCTTCCAGCCTGCCGAAGTGATGAAGCCGGCATTCATTATTATGTTTGCGCGCGTGATTGCGAACCATAATAGTGAATATCCAGAGCATACAATGCGTTCTGACAAAATTTTGTTTAAGCACATTATGATTTGGAGCTCAGGGATGATTTTCTTGATGCTCTTACAAAAAGACTTTGGAACAATGTTGGTGTTCTTGGCCATTATTTTTGGGATGACCATTGTATCAGGGATTACCTGGCGCATATTAGGTCCCATTATTGGTGTCGCTGCTGTATTAGGTGGGACAGCAATTTTGTTTGTTACGCAAACATGGGGTCGTCGTATTCTAGAAAGAATCGGTTTTAAAGCCTATCAATTTGATCGTGTCGATTCATGGTTGAATCCACAAGGTGATACAACCAATGCGGGATTCCAATTGTGGCAATCTATTAAAGCTGTTGGGTCTGGTGGATTGACTGGAACTGGGTTTGGTGTTTCTAATGTCCAAGTGCCCGTTCGTGAATCAGATATGATTTTCTCAGTTATTGGTGAAAATTTTGGTTTTGTAGGTAGTATGTTGGTGTTGATTCTATACTTCTTGTTGATTTATCAAATCTTCCAAGTTGTGTACGATACAGCGAACCAATTCTATGCCTACATTGCTTCAGGGGTGGTGATGATGTTAATCTTCCACATCTTTGAAAATATCGGGATGACAATTGGTTTGGTACCTTTGACAGGTATTCCATTGCCGTTCATCTCACAAGGTGGATCAGCTTTGATTGGTAATATGATTGGAATTGGGCTGGTGATGTCGATGCGTTACCACAACAAATCATTTACGTTATCAAATCAACGTGGATTCCACTAA
- a CDS encoding pyrroline-5-carboxylate reductase family protein encodes MLTIGFIGAGNMGQAMMQGWAPNQEIKQLVYSTTIEKSEAVAKKIGGEARGSIMELWLESDMVVVAVPPVALDKIAVEIKQAAMLKPSVILTSVVGGVDLANLHQTFGEQLMIVRALPNINVALRYGYTALAFDATVDADTRGAIAMLFLDFGRADEYPEEQFGAVSALAGSGPAFVAAFTEAMMKSGVAAGIDAEKAESLAVQTVAGTGKNMIDLKKTPTDLANEVMTPGGSTAAGYDVLSVDLDALVRATIDATMIKNAEANEN; translated from the coding sequence ATGCTAACAATTGGATTTATTGGCGCTGGTAACATGGGGCAAGCAATGATGCAGGGTTGGGCTCCAAATCAAGAAATTAAGCAATTGGTGTACAGCACAACGATTGAAAAGTCCGAAGCTGTCGCTAAAAAAATTGGTGGTGAAGCGCGCGGTTCAATTATGGAATTGTGGCTGGAATCAGATATGGTGGTTGTTGCAGTACCACCAGTCGCATTAGATAAGATTGCTGTTGAAATTAAGCAAGCAGCGATGTTGAAGCCAAGTGTTATTTTGACATCCGTTGTGGGTGGGGTTGATCTAGCAAACTTACACCAAACATTTGGGGAACAATTGATGATTGTTCGTGCCCTACCAAATATCAATGTGGCGTTGCGTTATGGTTACACAGCATTGGCTTTTGATGCAACTGTGGACGCTGATACACGTGGTGCGATTGCAATGTTGTTCCTAGACTTTGGTCGTGCAGATGAATACCCTGAAGAACAATTCGGGGCAGTAAGTGCTTTGGCCGGATCTGGGCCAGCCTTTGTCGCAGCATTTACTGAAGCTATGATGAAGTCAGGTGTTGCGGCTGGGATTGATGCGGAAAAGGCAGAAAGTCTAGCTGTTCAAACTGTGGCTGGAACTGGTAAGAACATGATTGATTTGAAAAAGACACCAACTGACTTGGCTAATGAAGTGATGACACCTGGTGGTTCAACAGCAGCGGGATATGATGTCTTGTCAGTTGATTTGGATGCATTAGTGCGTGCAACTATCGATGCAACGATGATTAAAAACGCTGAAGCGAACGAAAATTAA
- a CDS encoding HAD-IIB family hydrolase, with amino-acid sequence MLFLTTDLDGTFLHDDHDFDRARFEKVLAAWREQGNRFVVATGREYKWVASVFADYLADIDVISSNGTVVTLAGEEPHMAAIAPESLAALQNIIAEMPVKPSGSVRAYTQNVVHLLKTDAYGEMEAADVAFMTPLYDDIIGIDDLLAIKDAVSTVTGVWADRDSSEAVSKAVNEANIGIHATTSGYGAVDFLPSGVNKAEAIKRLLAHYKATTDDVLAFGDGMNDLEMLQLAGQAHVMANGDDKLRVFDFEELPHTHMEDGVLVKWESVI; translated from the coding sequence ATGTTATTTTTAACAACAGATTTAGATGGGACTTTTTTACATGATGATCATGACTTTGATCGTGCGCGCTTTGAAAAGGTATTAGCAGCTTGGCGTGAACAAGGGAATCGTTTTGTCGTTGCGACTGGGCGTGAATACAAATGGGTTGCGTCTGTGTTTGCGGATTACCTAGCTGACATTGATGTGATTTCAAGTAATGGAACGGTTGTGACGTTGGCTGGTGAAGAACCACATATGGCAGCGATTGCGCCAGAAAGCCTAGCGGCGCTACAAAATATTATTGCGGAGATGCCGGTTAAGCCAAGTGGGTCAGTGCGTGCTTATACACAAAATGTCGTCCATCTATTAAAGACGGATGCATATGGTGAAATGGAAGCGGCGGATGTGGCTTTTATGACGCCGCTATATGATGACATTATTGGTATTGACGATTTGTTGGCGATTAAAGACGCCGTCTCAACTGTAACCGGTGTTTGGGCTGATCGAGATAGTAGTGAAGCGGTCTCTAAGGCAGTGAACGAGGCTAATATTGGTATCCACGCGACAACATCAGGCTATGGGGCGGTGGACTTCTTACCAAGTGGTGTAAATAAAGCGGAAGCGATTAAGCGTCTGTTGGCACATTATAAGGCGACGACCGATGATGTATTAGCCTTTGGTGATGGAATGAATGATCTGGAGATGTTGCAACTGGCTGGTCAAGCGCATGTCATGGCAAACGGGGATGATAAGTTACGTGTGTTTGATTTTGAAGAATTACCACACACGCATATGGAAGATGGTGTCTTGGTAAAGTGGGAATCAGTCATCTAA